From Echinicola jeungdonensis, the proteins below share one genomic window:
- a CDS encoding response regulator yields MRPSLKIALIYIFIGGTWVAFSSLYLDVFMEWFQLENSNYLEAVKAVLFVIVSGLIMYGLIERSFRLEKKIRDQYLEIFETSPIPMFILDREDLKIKVCNQIAKSKFDLTDYGQDGPIISHQFNSWDSKEDEMIKAGVRVRIPGKEIEDRKGNVKQVDIYSVPFFFKESEKVMVMMVDNTRIHQILEDKERLNRDLQFQNERLKKFSFINSHNIRSPLANIIGIINLMGDGNKPDKDIVQMLKLSSERLDKEIRNMNELLQEQEMNPNMEANKNTQEAQTILFVDDDKVQHMINKRILLGVQSDLDLHFFANPMDALEWLENNCADILLLDINMPEMNGWEFLDRLKTLEKQPVVKMLSSSIDPNDEIKSQKYEMVTGFLTKPLNKDRVMELLEL; encoded by the coding sequence ATGAGGCCTAGTCTAAAAATAGCACTGATCTATATTTTTATCGGAGGAACTTGGGTGGCTTTTTCTTCTCTGTATTTGGATGTTTTTATGGAATGGTTCCAATTGGAAAACTCTAATTATTTGGAAGCGGTGAAAGCGGTCTTGTTTGTTATTGTTTCCGGTTTGATAATGTATGGGTTAATTGAAAGATCTTTTCGCCTGGAGAAAAAAATCAGAGATCAATATTTGGAGATTTTCGAGACAAGTCCCATACCCATGTTCATTTTGGATAGGGAGGATTTAAAAATCAAGGTCTGCAACCAGATTGCTAAATCCAAATTTGACCTAACTGATTACGGGCAAGATGGACCCATCATTTCCCATCAATTCAATAGTTGGGATTCCAAAGAGGATGAAATGATCAAGGCTGGAGTTAGGGTACGAATCCCGGGCAAAGAAATAGAGGATAGGAAGGGAAATGTAAAACAAGTTGATATATATTCTGTTCCGTTTTTCTTTAAGGAAAGTGAAAAAGTGATGGTCATGATGGTTGACAATACCCGGATACATCAAATTTTAGAGGACAAGGAACGATTGAACCGGGACTTGCAATTTCAAAATGAAAGACTAAAAAAATTTTCATTTATCAATTCACATAATATACGGAGTCCCTTAGCTAATATAATAGGGATAATAAACCTAATGGGGGATGGAAATAAACCTGATAAGGATATTGTTCAAATGCTAAAGCTTTCTTCTGAAAGGCTAGATAAAGAAATCAGAAATATGAATGAATTACTGCAGGAGCAAGAAATGAATCCGAACATGGAAGCCAATAAAAACACACAAGAAGCCCAAACAATTTTGTTTGTAGATGATGATAAAGTTCAGCATATGATCAACAAACGGATTTTGTTGGGAGTGCAGTCCGATTTGGATTTGCATTTTTTTGCTAATCCCATGGATGCCCTGGAGTGGTTGGAAAATAATTGTGCGGATATTTTGTTATTGGACATTAATATGCCGGAAATGAATGGGTGGGAGTTTTTAGATAGATTAAAAACTTTAGAAAAACAACCGGTTGTTAAGATGCTATCTTCTTCTATTGATCCTAATGATGAAATAAAAAGTCAGAAGTATGAGATGGTAACCGGTTTTTTGACCAAACCTTTAAATAAGGATCGCGTTATGGAATTATTAGAACTTTAA
- a CDS encoding MlaE family ABC transporter permease encodes MADNSTKKDHFLTPKIDKVMMGLADAFAFVKRFFKEVWFPPYEFREVIKQCYQIGYNSLPLISLTGFIVGIVFTNQSRPSLSEFGATSWLPALISIAIVRAMGPLVTALIAAGKVGSSIGAEIGSMKVTEQIDAMEVSATNPFKFLVVTRVLATTFMIPILVMYTDFVALMGAFLSVHQKEMVSFNTYFVQVFEAISFLDIFSSVLKSLVFGFTIGIVGCYKGYHSSKGTEGVGRAANASVVLAMFLIFIEELLALQIVNFLRMS; translated from the coding sequence ATGGCGGATAATTCAACGAAAAAGGATCATTTTCTCACTCCCAAGATAGATAAGGTAATGATGGGCTTGGCAGATGCCTTTGCGTTTGTTAAGCGTTTTTTTAAGGAGGTATGGTTCCCTCCATATGAATTCAGAGAGGTGATCAAACAATGTTACCAAATTGGTTATAATTCATTGCCTTTGATTTCCTTGACCGGGTTTATTGTTGGGATTGTATTTACCAACCAGTCAAGACCTTCTTTATCTGAATTTGGAGCTACTTCATGGTTGCCAGCTTTGATATCTATTGCCATTGTCAGGGCAATGGGACCCTTGGTGACCGCGTTGATTGCTGCAGGAAAGGTAGGTTCCAGTATTGGGGCGGAAATCGGATCCATGAAAGTGACCGAGCAAATTGATGCCATGGAGGTATCGGCCACCAATCCTTTTAAGTTTTTGGTGGTTACCCGGGTTTTGGCTACCACCTTTATGATTCCCATTTTGGTGATGTACACCGATTTTGTAGCTTTGATGGGGGCATTTTTAAGCGTTCACCAAAAAGAAATGGTCAGCTTTAACACCTATTTTGTTCAGGTTTTTGAAGCCATTTCATTTTTGGATATTTTTTCCTCAGTATTGAAATCCCTTGTATTTGGATTCACCATTGGGATTGTAGGGTGTTATAAAGGTTACCATTCTTCAAAAGGAACTGAAGGAGTGGGAAGGGCGGCAAATGCCTCAGTGGTATTGGCCATGTTTTTGATCTTTATCGAGGAATTACTGGCCTTGCAAATTGTCAACTTTTTAAGAATGTCATAA
- the acnA gene encoding aconitate hydratase AcnA: MSLDPYSIKKQLETSKGKLTYWSLEALQSQGYAINKLPFSIRILLENALRNYDDFAITKEHTETLLNWKPEPSDKDVPFKPARVLMQDFTGVPAVVDIASLRAEAVRKGKDPQKINPLIPVDLVVDHSVQVDYFGTNYSYKKNVDAEYHRNGERYQFLKWAQKSFDNFSVVPPGMGICHQVNLEYLAKGVIERDGNVFPDTLVGTDSHTPMVNGIGVVGWGVGGIEAEAAILGQPIYFIMPEVVGLRLTGKLPLGTTATDMVLTITELLRKHGVVGKFVEVFGPGLDNLTVPDRATISNMSPEFGCTVSYFPIDDRTLDYMEKTNRDKDQIKMVEDYAKANMLWRKDEDQISYSSVVDLDLSTVEPTVSGPKRPQDKILVRNFKNKFQELLNEVHGRVYIPMDKREKSRWFSEGGSQPTESNGSMPDEVEIETRTKDGLKTVLVKLNDDEFALHDGSIVIAAITSCTNTSNPSVMIGAGLVARKARERGLDVRPWVKTSLAPGSKVVTDYLTTAGLLDDLEALRFHVVGYGCTSCIGNSGPLPRHIARAVEENDLVVASVLSGNRNFEARVHPQVKMNYLMSPMLVVAYALAGRVDVDLNNEPLGYDPNLEPVYLKDIWPTNEEIFETMGKVLSPNDFKKNYGEIFEGNDQWRELEAPKDKVYQWSDKSTYIKEAPFFKGISSEVPEPEDINNAHVLLKLGDSITTDHISPAGAFASTSPAGEYLTERGVEKKDFNSYGSRRGNDEVMVRGTFANVRIKNQLATKEGGYTTHIPSNKEMTIYEASQKYQEDNTPLVVLAGKEYGSGSSRDWAAKGTTLLGIKAVIAESYERIHRSNLVGMGVLPLQFADGESAESLGLSGKEAISISGISDGLAPMKKLKVSAKKESGETVDFEVLCRLDSEVEVAYYKNGGILHYVLRQFLKDN; encoded by the coding sequence ATGTCACTAGATCCTTATAGTATTAAGAAACAGCTTGAAACCTCCAAAGGGAAATTAACCTATTGGAGTTTAGAAGCCTTACAAAGTCAAGGTTATGCGATCAATAAACTTCCTTTTTCGATTCGGATATTGTTGGAAAATGCCCTGAGGAATTATGATGACTTCGCGATTACCAAAGAACATACAGAAACCTTATTGAACTGGAAACCCGAGCCCTCTGATAAGGATGTGCCTTTTAAGCCTGCCAGGGTTTTGATGCAGGATTTTACTGGTGTTCCTGCTGTAGTGGATATAGCCTCCCTACGGGCAGAAGCGGTAAGGAAAGGCAAAGACCCCCAAAAAATTAATCCTCTAATTCCAGTAGATTTGGTGGTGGACCATTCCGTTCAAGTGGATTATTTTGGAACCAATTATTCCTATAAAAAAAATGTGGATGCCGAGTACCATAGGAATGGGGAACGGTATCAATTTTTGAAATGGGCCCAAAAGAGCTTTGACAATTTTTCGGTGGTTCCTCCCGGTATGGGTATTTGCCACCAGGTCAACTTGGAGTATTTGGCCAAAGGGGTAATTGAAAGAGACGGCAATGTATTCCCTGATACTTTGGTAGGAACTGACTCCCATACTCCAATGGTAAATGGCATTGGTGTAGTAGGATGGGGGGTAGGCGGCATCGAGGCGGAAGCTGCTATCTTGGGACAACCTATATATTTTATTATGCCTGAAGTGGTCGGATTAAGGCTGACCGGCAAACTTCCTTTGGGTACTACTGCAACGGATATGGTTTTGACCATTACAGAATTGCTACGTAAACATGGCGTGGTAGGTAAATTTGTGGAGGTTTTCGGCCCAGGACTGGATAACCTTACTGTACCTGACCGGGCCACCATTTCCAATATGTCCCCGGAATTTGGTTGTACGGTTTCCTACTTCCCCATTGATGATCGCACTTTGGACTATATGGAAAAGACAAATAGGGACAAGGACCAAATTAAAATGGTAGAGGATTATGCCAAAGCCAACATGCTGTGGAGAAAGGATGAGGATCAAATTAGCTATAGCAGTGTAGTTGACTTGGATTTAAGTACCGTAGAGCCTACCGTTTCCGGTCCTAAACGCCCTCAGGATAAGATTTTGGTAAGGAACTTTAAAAATAAGTTTCAGGAATTGCTAAATGAAGTCCATGGCCGTGTTTATATCCCCATGGATAAAAGAGAAAAAAGCCGATGGTTTTCAGAAGGGGGAAGCCAGCCTACTGAATCAAATGGAAGCATGCCTGATGAAGTGGAAATTGAGACCAGAACAAAAGATGGATTAAAAACCGTCCTGGTAAAGCTCAATGATGATGAATTTGCGCTACATGATGGTTCCATTGTCATTGCAGCCATCACCTCTTGTACCAATACCTCCAATCCAAGTGTAATGATCGGAGCAGGGCTTGTAGCAAGAAAAGCCCGTGAAAGAGGCCTGGATGTTAGACCCTGGGTAAAAACTTCTCTGGCACCAGGATCCAAAGTAGTGACAGATTACCTGACTACTGCCGGGCTATTGGACGACTTGGAAGCTTTGAGGTTCCATGTGGTAGGTTATGGTTGTACCTCTTGTATTGGAAACTCTGGTCCTTTGCCCAGACATATTGCCCGGGCTGTAGAAGAAAATGATTTAGTGGTAGCTTCTGTTTTGTCCGGAAATAGAAATTTTGAAGCCCGTGTACACCCTCAGGTAAAAATGAATTACCTGATGTCCCCTATGTTGGTAGTAGCTTATGCTCTGGCTGGAAGGGTTGATGTGGATCTGAACAATGAACCATTGGGCTACGATCCTAATTTGGAGCCTGTTTATCTGAAAGATATCTGGCCTACAAATGAAGAAATTTTTGAAACCATGGGCAAAGTTCTTTCTCCCAATGATTTCAAAAAAAATTACGGAGAGATTTTCGAAGGAAATGACCAGTGGAGAGAATTGGAGGCTCCAAAAGACAAAGTTTATCAATGGTCTGATAAATCCACTTATATTAAGGAAGCTCCTTTTTTCAAGGGCATTTCCAGCGAGGTGCCAGAACCTGAGGATATCAACAACGCCCATGTTTTGTTGAAATTGGGTGACTCAATTACTACAGACCATATATCTCCTGCTGGTGCATTTGCCAGTACTTCCCCGGCAGGTGAATACCTCACCGAAAGAGGAGTGGAGAAAAAGGATTTCAACTCCTATGGTTCCAGAAGGGGTAATGATGAAGTTATGGTCCGAGGGACTTTTGCCAATGTTAGGATCAAAAACCAATTGGCAACCAAAGAAGGTGGCTATACTACCCATATTCCATCCAACAAGGAAATGACCATTTATGAAGCCTCCCAGAAATATCAAGAGGACAATACCCCTCTTGTAGTTTTGGCAGGCAAGGAGTATGGTAGTGGTTCTTCCAGGGACTGGGCAGCCAAAGGTACCACCCTGTTAGGCATCAAAGCAGTAATCGCAGAAAGTTATGAAAGGATCCACCGTTCCAATTTGGTAGGAATGGGAGTGTTACCCTTACAATTTGCAGATGGTGAGTCCGCAGAAAGCCTTGGATTAAGTGGCAAAGAAGCCATTAGCATTTCAGGAATTTCTGATGGCTTAGCCCCCATGAAAAAACTGAAAGTCTCCGCCAAAAAAGAAAGTGGAGAAACAGTAGATTTTGAAGTGCTCTGCAGATTAGATTCTGAGGTGGAAGTGGCCTATTACAAAAATGGAGGTATCCTTCATTATGTATTGAGGCAATTCTTAAAAGATAATTAA
- a CDS encoding YciI family protein yields the protein MKKWWFALSLLCLICLSAFSQDHYDPELASKYDADDYGMKKYVMAFLKRGPSAESFTDQERMDIQKRHLDYIQKMAEDKKIILAGPFLDDGNLRGIFLFNITSLDSAQKWTSNDPAVQAGVLTMELKQWYGSAGIMAIPELHKKLQRKDY from the coding sequence ATGAAAAAATGGTGGTTTGCTTTGTCCCTTTTATGTTTGATTTGCCTTTCTGCTTTTAGTCAAGATCATTATGATCCAGAATTGGCCTCAAAATATGATGCTGATGATTATGGCATGAAAAAATATGTCATGGCATTTTTAAAAAGAGGACCTTCTGCTGAAAGCTTCACAGACCAAGAACGAATGGATATTCAAAAGAGGCACCTGGACTATATCCAAAAAATGGCAGAGGATAAAAAAATCATTCTTGCCGGCCCCTTCCTTGATGATGGAAACTTAAGGGGAATTTTTTTATTTAATATTACATCCCTGGATTCGGCCCAAAAATGGACATCAAATGATCCTGCGGTCCAAGCCGGGGTATTGACTATGGAGTTAAAGCAATGGTATGGATCGGCAGGAATAATGGCTATTCCTGAATTACATAAAAAATTGCAGAGAAAGGATTATTAG
- a CDS encoding TIGR00341 family protein: protein MITEQKDRGFRKKALDFLLFFKDRFDLHEGKEDEIETIEYVRKNIEFKGANLWILIFAILVASVGLNVNSTAVIIGAMLISPLMGPIMGIGMSAGINDFELLKKSLKNLGIAVFISIITSTIYFSFTPLDDARSELLARTEPSIWDVFIALFGGLAGIVAGSRKEKSNAIPGVAIATALMPPLCTAGYGLATGNIYYFFGAFYLFFINSVFISLSTYLIVRFMNFPKKEFVDPKREKRVKSYITLFTILTIVPSVYLAYNIVKRTLWEEIANQYIAAEMQFPNAQVIHSKLTYEVDSSTIEVTLIGEKLDQEKISMLNSRIKNYGLTNTHLSVKQSGDQGTDLNVLRSDVLKDLYERNENIIKDKDLRIALLEKEIADYGRTNRQVLDIGQEALVNHKNLEKFSINSSIIANLDKGQQDTLVLAYAQFSRKPSQEETNRLKEWLKLRTKSDSIALIIQ from the coding sequence ATGATTACCGAGCAAAAAGACCGAGGTTTTAGAAAAAAAGCATTGGATTTCCTTTTGTTTTTTAAAGACCGATTTGACCTTCATGAGGGCAAGGAAGATGAAATAGAAACCATAGAATACGTCCGAAAAAATATAGAATTTAAGGGCGCGAACCTTTGGATTTTGATCTTTGCCATTCTGGTGGCGTCCGTTGGCCTTAATGTTAATTCAACCGCCGTGATCATTGGAGCCATGTTGATTTCTCCGTTAATGGGTCCCATCATGGGGATCGGGATGTCAGCTGGGATAAATGATTTTGAACTGCTCAAAAAGTCCCTCAAAAACCTAGGGATTGCCGTATTCATCTCAATCATTACTTCTACGATTTACTTTTCTTTTACTCCCTTAGATGATGCCCGCTCGGAACTACTTGCCAGAACCGAGCCCAGCATTTGGGATGTTTTCATTGCCCTGTTTGGTGGGCTGGCTGGAATTGTCGCTGGATCTAGAAAAGAAAAAAGCAATGCCATCCCCGGTGTAGCCATTGCCACTGCTTTGATGCCTCCCCTTTGTACCGCCGGGTATGGTTTGGCCACCGGCAACATTTATTATTTCTTTGGGGCTTTTTATCTCTTTTTTATCAACTCCGTTTTTATCAGCCTTTCTACTTATCTGATAGTCCGCTTTATGAATTTTCCTAAAAAAGAATTTGTGGACCCCAAAAGGGAAAAGCGGGTTAAAAGTTACATTACCTTATTTACCATTTTGACCATCGTCCCCAGTGTTTACTTAGCCTATAATATTGTAAAAAGGACCCTCTGGGAAGAAATTGCCAACCAGTACATAGCCGCTGAAATGCAGTTTCCAAATGCCCAAGTGATCCATTCCAAATTGACTTATGAGGTGGACAGCAGTACAATTGAAGTGACCTTGATCGGAGAAAAACTGGATCAGGAAAAAATCAGCATGCTCAATAGTAGAATAAAAAATTATGGGTTGACCAATACCCACCTTTCAGTAAAGCAAAGTGGGGATCAGGGAACTGATCTCAATGTGCTCCGTTCTGATGTGCTCAAAGACCTTTACGAAAGGAATGAAAATATTATCAAAGACAAAGACCTACGTATAGCCCTCCTGGAAAAAGAAATTGCAGACTATGGAAGAACCAACAGACAGGTGTTGGACATTGGTCAGGAAGCCCTGGTCAACCACAAAAATCTGGAAAAATTCTCCATCAATAGTTCAATAATTGCTAATTTGGATAAGGGGCAACAGGATACCCTTGTTTTGGCTTATGCCCAATTTAGTCGAAAACCCTCCCAGGAGGAAACCAATCGATTAAAAGAGTGGCTGAAATTGAGAACCAAATCTGACTCCATTGCTCTGATTATCCAATAA
- a CDS encoding MlaD family protein: MRSDNKKSVVVGIFVLIGIIILVGGILTLGAQQKVFVRSYKLKAVFDDVGGLQPGNNVWFSGVKIGTVTKINFYGDSQVEIEMNVDAETKDFIRKDSKATISSDGLIGNKIIVILGGTTQAPPIENGDRLKSVMPLDTDKMMETLQENNKNLVSITNDLKALTSKISKGEGIVGAVLTDSVLADNFRNIVANLEQTSNHTSQMSAELNQFSSNLDKEGTLLHELTNDTTIYSSFKKTAQELEETSGNASSAAENFKDASAQLTSKDNALGMLLNDREFAQYLKGTMDNMEEGSENLNENLEALQYHWLFRGAFRRKAKAEKKAAEEEKE; this comes from the coding sequence ATGAGAAGTGATAATAAAAAATCTGTTGTTGTTGGGATCTTTGTACTGATCGGCATTATAATCCTGGTTGGGGGAATCCTGACTCTGGGGGCCCAGCAAAAAGTTTTTGTAAGGAGCTATAAACTCAAAGCTGTATTTGATGATGTCGGGGGGTTGCAACCTGGAAATAATGTATGGTTTTCAGGGGTTAAAATCGGTACCGTAACCAAAATCAATTTCTATGGGGATTCCCAGGTGGAAATTGAAATGAATGTGGACGCCGAAACCAAGGATTTTATCCGAAAAGATTCCAAAGCTACCATCAGCTCTGATGGCTTGATCGGAAATAAGATCATTGTTATCCTTGGAGGAACCACCCAAGCACCTCCGATTGAAAATGGAGATCGCCTTAAATCGGTTATGCCTTTGGACACTGATAAGATGATGGAGACCCTGCAGGAAAATAATAAAAATCTGGTGTCCATTACCAATGATCTAAAAGCCCTCACCAGCAAAATCTCTAAAGGTGAAGGGATTGTGGGGGCCGTACTGACCGATAGTGTTTTGGCCGATAATTTTAGAAATATAGTCGCCAATCTGGAGCAGACTTCCAACCATACCAGTCAAATGTCGGCCGAGCTGAACCAATTTTCTTCTAACCTCGATAAAGAGGGAACGTTGCTACATGAGCTGACCAATGATACCACGATTTATTCCAGCTTCAAGAAAACAGCTCAGGAGTTGGAAGAAACAAGCGGAAATGCCTCTTCTGCGGCAGAAAATTTTAAGGATGCCAGTGCCCAGTTGACTTCCAAAGATAATGCCTTGGGTATGCTTTTAAATGACAGGGAATTTGCCCAATATCTTAAAGGGACCATGGACAATATGGAAGAGGGATCCGAAAACCTAAATGAAAATTTGGAAGCATTACAGTACCATTGGTTGTTCCGTGGTGCATTTAGGAGAAAAGCCAAAGCCGAGAAAAAAGCTGCTGAGGAAGAAAAAGAATAG
- a CDS encoding endonuclease/exonuclease/phosphatase family protein, whose protein sequence is MVKSANKHQKTSLHLLVGNVYQFNKNYQKTIRLIQNISPDIFMLVETDQFWANEVSALKNEYPYHIEIPLDNTYGLLFYSKFKITNQSINYLINEDIPSIIVDMELPDQRKVRVYGLHPTPPVPWENTHSTERDAEILIVGKLAKAYGKPSIIIGDLNDVAWSYANDLFLKISGMGDPRRGRGMYSTFHAKYPWLRWPLDHIFLSPHFKLKKLKVQPNVGSDHFPISAQVVLDLENENEQFEADQEDKKEAMEKIARGVNF, encoded by the coding sequence ATGGTAAAATCTGCAAATAAACATCAAAAAACTTCTCTTCACCTTCTGGTGGGAAATGTGTACCAGTTCAACAAAAATTATCAAAAAACAATCCGTTTGATCCAAAATATTTCACCGGATATCTTCATGCTGGTGGAAACAGACCAATTCTGGGCAAATGAGGTTTCTGCCTTAAAAAACGAATATCCTTATCACATTGAAATCCCACTTGACAATACATATGGCTTACTTTTTTATTCCAAATTCAAAATAACTAACCAAAGCATCAATTACTTGATTAATGAGGATATTCCCTCCATAATTGTTGACATGGAACTACCTGACCAAAGAAAAGTCAGAGTTTATGGCCTCCACCCCACTCCCCCTGTTCCGTGGGAAAACACCCACAGTACAGAAAGGGATGCAGAAATCCTTATAGTTGGAAAACTTGCCAAAGCATATGGAAAACCCAGCATTATCATTGGTGACTTGAATGATGTTGCCTGGAGTTATGCCAACGACTTGTTTCTAAAAATTAGCGGCATGGGTGATCCCAGGCGGGGCCGGGGCATGTACAGTACTTTTCATGCCAAATATCCCTGGCTAAGGTGGCCTTTGGACCATATTTTTCTAAGTCCCCATTTCAAACTCAAAAAACTAAAAGTCCAACCTAACGTGGGCTCAGACCATTTTCCCATCAGCGCCCAGGTGGTCCTGGATTTGGAAAATGAAAATGAGCAATTTGAGGCTGATCAAGAGGATAAGAAAGAGGCGATGGAAAAAATTGCCCGTGGAGTGAATTTTTGA
- a CDS encoding ABC transporter ATP-binding protein, which produces MEEKVVEVRGLKKSFGELDVLKGVDLDLYKGENVVVLGKSGTGKSVLIKIMVGLLTQDEGTMEVLGQEVSNLRTHELNELRLQIGFSFQASALYDSMTVRENLEFPLVRNVKNLTKGEKDKMVEEVLESVGLLQAINQMPSELSGGQRKRIGIARTLILKPEIMLYDEPTAGLDPITCSDINNLINQVREEYNTSSIIITHDLTCARDTGDRVAVLLDGAFGAEGQFEDVFKNAGDERVKSFYDYNFIR; this is translated from the coding sequence ATGGAAGAGAAAGTAGTTGAAGTCCGAGGACTAAAAAAATCATTTGGAGAGCTTGATGTATTGAAAGGCGTTGACCTCGATCTTTATAAGGGGGAGAATGTAGTAGTTTTGGGAAAATCCGGTACAGGAAAATCCGTACTGATAAAAATCATGGTGGGCCTCTTGACCCAGGACGAGGGGACAATGGAGGTATTGGGCCAGGAAGTTTCCAATTTGAGGACCCATGAGCTTAATGAACTCCGACTGCAAATCGGGTTTTCCTTTCAAGCTAGTGCCCTTTACGATAGTATGACAGTAAGGGAAAATCTGGAGTTCCCATTGGTGAGGAATGTTAAGAACCTGACCAAAGGGGAGAAAGATAAAATGGTAGAAGAGGTCCTTGAATCAGTAGGGCTTTTGCAGGCTATCAACCAGATGCCTTCTGAGCTTTCCGGTGGTCAACGGAAAAGGATTGGGATTGCCAGGACCCTGATTTTAAAACCTGAAATAATGCTGTATGATGAACCTACAGCTGGATTGGACCCGATTACTTGTAGTGATATCAATAACCTGATCAACCAGGTAAGAGAAGAATATAACACTTCCTCCATCATCATTACCCATGACCTGACCTGTGCCAGAGATACCGGTGACAGGGTGGCCGTTTTGTTGGATGGAGCTTTTGGCGCAGAAGGGCAGTTTGAGGATGTCTTTAAAAATGCAGGTGACGAAAGAGTGAAATCATTTTACGACTATAATTTCATTAGATAA
- the pgi gene encoding glucose-6-phosphate isomerase, producing the protein MKNINPTTTEAWKKLQSLAEQKKTTTIQSLFANPSRYKDYSIQFEDILLDFSKNRLDDEVFKTLMDLAKETELKSAIEAMFSGEAINQTENRAVLHTALRNRSNTPVKVDGKDVMPDVNAVLEQMKKFADQVSSGKWKGYTDKPIKSLVNIGIGGSDLGPVMVTEALKPYQNENLDIHFVSNVDGTHIAETLKKVDPETTLFFIASKTFTTQETMTNAHSARKWFLENAKDEEAIAKHFVALSTNGEAVKEFGIDPNNMFAFWDWVGGRYSLWSAIGLPIACAIGFDNFEKLLEGAHAMDKHFRESDFGENIPVILALIGLWNTNFLGAASEAILPYDQYMHRFAAYFQQGNMESNGKYVTRNNQKVDYTTGPIIWGEPGTNGQHAFYQLIHQGTQLIPCDFIAPAISHNPVGDHHVKLLSNFFAQTEALMNGKSLEEVKAELEKAGKSKEEIEKLAPHKVFEGNRPTNSILVKKIDPFTLGALVAMYEHKIFAQGVIWNIFSFDQWGVELGKILAKKILPELENDDTINSHDSSTNGLINAFKEMRK; encoded by the coding sequence ATGAAAAATATTAACCCTACCACAACCGAAGCTTGGAAGAAATTGCAATCACTAGCTGAGCAAAAGAAAACAACCACCATACAATCACTTTTCGCCAACCCATCCCGATATAAAGATTATTCCATCCAGTTTGAAGATATTTTGTTGGACTTTTCAAAAAACAGGTTGGATGATGAGGTTTTTAAGACCCTAATGGATCTGGCTAAAGAAACTGAATTAAAATCTGCCATTGAGGCCATGTTTTCAGGAGAAGCTATCAACCAAACTGAAAACCGGGCCGTTTTACATACTGCTTTAAGAAACCGAAGCAACACACCAGTAAAGGTGGACGGTAAAGATGTTATGCCGGATGTCAATGCGGTGTTGGAGCAAATGAAAAAATTTGCTGACCAGGTCAGCTCAGGAAAATGGAAGGGCTATACCGACAAGCCTATCAAATCCCTTGTAAATATTGGTATTGGGGGAAGTGATTTGGGGCCGGTAATGGTGACTGAAGCCCTAAAACCTTATCAAAATGAAAACCTGGACATACACTTTGTTTCCAATGTAGATGGAACCCATATCGCGGAAACTCTGAAAAAAGTAGATCCCGAAACCACTCTGTTCTTTATTGCCTCCAAAACATTCACCACCCAGGAAACCATGACCAATGCTCATTCGGCTAGAAAATGGTTCTTGGAAAATGCTAAGGATGAAGAAGCCATTGCCAAGCATTTTGTGGCGCTTTCTACTAATGGGGAAGCTGTAAAGGAATTTGGCATTGATCCTAACAATATGTTTGCTTTCTGGGACTGGGTAGGAGGTAGGTACTCCTTGTGGTCAGCCATTGGGTTGCCGATTGCCTGTGCCATTGGCTTTGACAACTTTGAAAAACTGTTGGAAGGCGCCCATGCCATGGATAAGCATTTCCGGGAAAGTGACTTTGGGGAAAATATACCCGTGATTTTAGCTTTGATTGGCCTTTGGAATACCAATTTCCTTGGAGCTGCTTCCGAGGCTATTTTGCCTTATGATCAATATATGCACCGCTTCGCTGCCTATTTCCAACAAGGAAATATGGAAAGTAATGGTAAATATGTCACCAGGAATAACCAAAAGGTGGATTATACCACCGGCCCCATCATCTGGGGAGAGCCAGGTACCAATGGCCAACATGCTTTTTATCAATTGATCCACCAAGGAACCCAGTTGATACCTTGTGACTTTATTGCTCCAGCTATTTCCCATAATCCAGTAGGAGATCATCATGTCAAATTGCTTTCCAACTTTTTTGCCCAGACAGAAGCCCTGATGAATGGGAAATCCCTGGAAGAAGTGAAGGCCGAACTGGAAAAAGCTGGAAAATCCAAAGAAGAAATTGAAAAATTGGCCCCTCATAAAGTTTTCGAAGGAAATCGCCCAACAAATTCCATTTTGGTGAAGAAGATTGATCCATTCACCTTGGGAGCCTTGGTGGCCATGTATGAACACAAAATCTTTGCTCAAGGCGTAATCTGGAATATATTCAGCTTTGACCAGTGGGGAGTGGAGCTTGGAAAGATCTTAGCCAAAAAGATCCTTCCCGAACTGGAAAACGATGATACCATCAACTCCCATGATTCCTCCACCAATGGTTTGATTAATGCATTTAAAGAGATGAGAAAGTAA